One genomic segment of Peribacillus sp. FSL H8-0477 includes these proteins:
- the dprA gene encoding DNA-processing protein DprA → MNTKSKLIHLHQCRGAGWKTMRSILTNDPLLSTLYTKSTKEWAELLMLPSDKLDSFLRDLHSLNLQKLLDQYDSNDIEILSFFDKDYPYLLKQIYDPPWILYMKGNRGYLKDMNGIGVVGARKPSISGLQALKSLLPPLVQAGYLIISGVAEGIDSAAHQLTLKEKGKTIGVLGGGHFHIYPKGNIPLAQEMMKNGLLISETPPQRRAEPWMFPMRNRIISGLSRGVLVVEARQKSGTLITAQCALEQGREVFAVPGSPIHDLSTGTNRLIQEGAKLVLTANDIIDELPMLSPIDC, encoded by the coding sequence TTGAATACGAAAAGTAAACTAATTCATTTGCATCAATGCCGAGGTGCCGGCTGGAAAACAATGCGCAGTATTCTTACTAATGATCCCCTGTTATCCACCCTCTATACCAAATCCACGAAAGAGTGGGCAGAACTTTTAATGCTTCCCTCTGATAAACTTGATTCCTTTCTTCGCGACCTTCATTCACTCAATCTCCAAAAATTACTTGACCAGTATGATTCAAACGATATTGAAATACTCAGCTTTTTTGACAAAGACTATCCATACCTCTTAAAACAAATCTATGATCCACCTTGGATTCTTTATATGAAGGGAAACAGAGGCTATTTAAAAGATATGAATGGGATAGGTGTGGTAGGGGCGAGAAAACCGTCTATAAGCGGTCTACAGGCCCTAAAAAGCTTATTGCCGCCGCTGGTCCAAGCTGGATATCTAATCATTAGCGGAGTTGCAGAAGGAATTGATTCGGCCGCGCACCAATTGACACTAAAAGAAAAAGGGAAAACGATCGGTGTGTTAGGCGGCGGGCATTTCCATATTTATCCAAAGGGGAATATTCCGCTTGCTCAAGAAATGATGAAAAACGGCCTGCTTATATCTGAAACACCGCCGCAAAGGAGGGCGGAACCATGGATGTTTCCAATGAGAAATCGTATAATCAGCGGTTTGTCACGAGGAGTACTGGTGGTTGAGGCGAGACAAAAGAGCGGAACCTTGATTACCGCACAATGTGCGCTTGAACAAGGCAGAGAAGTATTTGCCGTGCCTGGAAGTCCAATACATGATTTATCAACTGGGACGAATCGGTTAATTCAAGAAGGTGCTAAACTAGTGCTGACAGCTAACGATATCATAGATGAACTTCCGATGCTTTCCCCTATAGATTGCTGA